The Sphingobium sp. BYY-5 genome contains a region encoding:
- a CDS encoding mannose-1-phosphate guanylyltransferase/mannose-6-phosphate isomerase → MILSGGSGTRLWPLSRSECPKQFMPLVGDRSMLQETLLRTTDKEGFAPPLIVSSVDHAALIEEQLSAIGIEPAGIILEPEGRNTAPAIAIAARWIAERDPDALMLVMPSDHVITEVARFHAAIAAALSAGRDGHLVTFGIQPHYPETGYGYIAKGPALDEAGVIHAVAEFVEKPLRPLAETYLASGRHYWNGGIFLFGARAFLDQLDRHAPEVAVSAAKAMASARVEAGFTLPDVTAFRASPNVSIDVAVMEKTDRAAVVPVDMGWSDVGSWEALWAIRARDGDGNTIKGGAVTIDGAGNLIYVDGGPPVASVGLRNMVVVSTAAGILVMPRDRSQDVRLVIDRIRMGAFD, encoded by the coding sequence GTGATCTTGTCGGGCGGATCGGGGACGCGCCTTTGGCCTTTGTCCCGGTCCGAATGCCCGAAACAGTTCATGCCTCTCGTGGGCGATCGGTCGATGCTGCAGGAAACCTTGCTGCGTACCACGGACAAGGAAGGGTTTGCGCCGCCGCTGATCGTATCCAGCGTGGATCATGCGGCGCTGATCGAAGAGCAGCTTTCTGCCATCGGTATTGAACCAGCCGGGATCATATTGGAACCGGAAGGGCGCAACACGGCGCCCGCCATCGCCATTGCAGCGCGCTGGATTGCGGAACGGGATCCGGATGCGTTGATGCTGGTGATGCCATCGGATCATGTCATAACGGAAGTCGCCCGTTTTCATGCCGCAATAGCGGCGGCCCTGTCCGCGGGACGGGATGGGCATCTGGTCACGTTTGGAATCCAACCGCATTATCCCGAAACGGGTTATGGCTATATCGCAAAAGGCCCTGCGCTTGATGAGGCTGGCGTCATTCATGCGGTCGCGGAATTTGTCGAAAAGCCGCTGCGACCATTGGCGGAGACTTATCTTGCCAGTGGGCGTCATTATTGGAATGGCGGTATCTTCCTGTTTGGGGCGCGGGCTTTTCTCGATCAACTGGATCGTCATGCGCCGGAAGTCGCCGTTTCGGCTGCGAAAGCCATGGCAAGCGCCAGGGTAGAGGCGGGCTTCACCTTGCCTGATGTGACCGCCTTCCGTGCGAGTCCCAATGTGTCGATAGACGTGGCTGTGATGGAGAAAACCGACCGGGCTGCCGTGGTACCGGTGGATATGGGCTGGTCCGACGTTGGTTCATGGGAAGCGCTATGGGCGATTCGCGCCCGTGATGGAGATGGCAATACGATCAAGGGAGGGGCAGTAACCATCGATGGTGCGGGCAACCTCATCTATGTCGATGGTGGCCCGCCGGTTGCTTCGGTCGGTCTGCGCAACATGGTGGTCGTGTCGACCGCTGCAGGCATATTGGTGATGCCGCGCGATCGGTCTCAGGATGTAAGGCTGGTTATCGATCGAATCCGGATGGGTGCTTTCGACTGA
- a CDS encoding polysaccharide biosynthesis/export family protein — translation MFEDWFVERLILHAMSSRGALGEFMNRLSHCLIGARLPKLCLVSILLATSACTTVGPRTSQIANAGKSESISIQGIQVINLDAPMVAQRVRTSTPDFAGELGASPAVSEIVGAGDVLRITIWEAPPAVLFGGSNSDIANVDTSRSTVLPDFVVDPSGYISIPFAGQVQVMGRTLPDIEKAIVNRLRGKAHLPEVAARLFRNVSANASVVGEVTTSGRIPLSPKGETILDAIAAAGGTKHPAEKMTVQISRGGKVFSMPLTSVINDPRQNVVLRPGDIVTALFQPYSFIALGAIGQNQEITFEATGITFAQAVGRIGGLQDGRADPRGVFLFRWEDPAVVPNLGPDVAARPDGRVPVIYRADMKDPATYFMMQYFQIRNKDVLYVSSNPISDVQRVINLLASTILPIATVDNVVNRN, via the coding sequence ATGTTTGAAGACTGGTTCGTCGAAAGGCTGATTTTACATGCCATGTCGAGCCGGGGGGCTCTGGGAGAATTCATGAACCGCTTGTCGCATTGCCTGATCGGCGCTCGCCTTCCGAAACTCTGCCTTGTGAGCATACTGCTTGCGACATCCGCCTGCACAACGGTAGGCCCGCGTACGAGTCAGATTGCGAATGCTGGTAAAAGCGAAAGCATTTCGATTCAGGGCATTCAGGTCATCAACCTGGATGCGCCGATGGTCGCGCAGCGGGTTCGCACATCCACGCCCGATTTCGCCGGCGAACTGGGCGCTTCTCCTGCCGTAAGCGAGATTGTTGGTGCTGGTGACGTACTGAGAATCACCATTTGGGAAGCACCGCCGGCCGTTTTGTTCGGTGGCAGTAACTCCGATATTGCAAATGTCGACACCAGCCGCTCGACAGTGCTACCGGATTTTGTCGTAGATCCGTCCGGCTATATTTCGATCCCCTTCGCGGGCCAGGTGCAGGTTATGGGACGCACATTGCCGGATATCGAAAAGGCGATCGTGAACCGCTTGCGCGGCAAGGCGCATCTGCCCGAGGTCGCGGCGAGGCTGTTTCGCAACGTGAGCGCCAATGCCTCCGTAGTCGGTGAAGTCACAACGAGCGGTCGCATACCGCTATCACCCAAGGGAGAGACTATCCTGGATGCGATCGCTGCCGCGGGCGGTACCAAGCATCCGGCGGAAAAGATGACGGTGCAGATCAGTCGCGGCGGCAAGGTGTTTTCCATGCCGCTGACCTCCGTCATCAACGACCCCAGGCAGAATGTAGTATTGCGGCCAGGCGACATTGTGACGGCGTTGTTTCAGCCTTACAGCTTCATTGCACTGGGCGCGATCGGCCAGAATCAGGAGATCACCTTCGAAGCAACGGGCATCACCTTTGCACAGGCGGTTGGACGCATCGGCGGACTTCAGGATGGCCGGGCCGATCCGAGAGGCGTGTTCCTGTTCCGCTGGGAGGATCCCGCCGTGGTGCCAAATCTCGGTCCTGACGTTGCCGCCAGGCCGGACGGGCGCGTGCCGGTCATCTACCGCGCCGACATGAAAGATCCCGCGACCTATTTCATGATGCAGTATTTTCAGATCCGCAACAAGGATGTGCTGTACGTGTCCAGCAATCCGATATCGGACGTTCAGAGGGTCATCAACCTCTTGGCGTCGACCATATTGCCGATCGCTACGGTCGATAATGTTGTGAACAGGAATTGA
- a CDS encoding NAD-dependent epimerase/dehydratase family protein, which produces MTRTLITGVGGFTGRYLAKRLADSGHQVSGLLRDPVDSSIEGVADSYICDLDDAEGLRAVIEAAQPDHVVHLAAIAFVAHADIGEMYRANVIGMRNLLGALEAMKRKPQSILVASSANIYGNGRAGILDEAMSPAPANDYGLTKVASELICNLFASRLPIIVTRPFNYTGHGQSINFLIPKIIDHVRRGAPVIELGNLDVARDFSDVRMVVDAYARLLAAPAAIGGTFNVCSGEAISLQHVLDTVRALSPHEFGVRVNPAFVRADEVKTLCGSAARIESVIGPLSRIPLDETLSWMLRA; this is translated from the coding sequence ATGACCAGGACCCTGATTACCGGCGTGGGCGGCTTTACGGGCCGCTATCTTGCCAAGCGACTTGCTGATAGCGGCCATCAGGTCAGCGGTTTGTTGCGCGATCCTGTCGACAGTTCCATCGAGGGCGTTGCCGACTCCTATATATGCGACCTGGACGATGCCGAAGGTTTGCGCGCCGTGATCGAGGCGGCTCAGCCGGACCATGTCGTTCATCTCGCTGCGATCGCCTTTGTCGCCCATGCCGACATTGGAGAAATGTACCGCGCAAATGTCATCGGGATGCGCAATCTTCTCGGTGCGCTGGAGGCGATGAAGCGGAAACCGCAATCCATCCTCGTCGCCAGCAGCGCGAATATTTATGGAAATGGCCGCGCGGGCATATTGGATGAAGCCATGTCGCCCGCGCCGGCGAATGATTATGGCCTCACGAAAGTGGCGAGTGAACTGATATGCAATCTGTTCGCGTCGCGGTTGCCGATCATCGTGACCCGGCCGTTCAACTATACTGGTCATGGTCAATCCATCAACTTCCTCATTCCCAAGATCATCGACCATGTCCGCCGTGGGGCGCCTGTCATCGAACTTGGCAATCTGGATGTCGCCCGTGACTTTTCGGACGTTCGCATGGTGGTTGACGCCTATGCCCGATTGCTGGCGGCGCCCGCTGCGATTGGCGGAACCTTTAACGTCTGTTCCGGCGAGGCGATCAGTCTTCAGCATGTGCTGGACACCGTGCGTGCGCTTTCACCCCATGAATTCGGGGTCCGGGTCAATCCCGCATTTGTCCGCGCCGACGAAGTGAAGACTCTCTGCGGATCAGCCGCACGCATAGAGTCGGTTATCGGACCTCTTTCCCGCATTCCGCTTGACGAAACACTGTCCTGGATGCTGAGAGCATGA
- the gmd gene encoding GDP-mannose 4,6-dehydratase, with product MKTAVITGITGQDGAYLAELLLGKGYKVYGTYRRTSSVNFWRIEELGIAAHPDLHLVEYDLTDLSASIRLLQRSEATEVYNLAAQSFVGVSFDQPLTTAEITGIGPLNLLEAIRVVNPAIRFYQASTSEMFGKVQAVPQTENTPFWPRSPYGVSKLYAHWSTVNYRESYDIFGCSGILFNHESPLRGREFVTRKISDSVAKIAQGKLDCLMLGNIDARRDWGFAKEYVEGMWRILQAEKPDTYVLATNRTETVRSFVHLAFKAAGIAVDFSGEGSEEIAIDRASGKTVMRIDPRFYRPAEVELLIGDASYAKQMLDWAPQTTLEALCEMMVLADLRRNEAGASF from the coding sequence ATGAAAACAGCGGTTATTACGGGAATTACAGGCCAGGATGGCGCCTATTTGGCCGAGCTTCTGTTGGGCAAGGGCTATAAGGTCTATGGCACCTATCGCCGTACCAGCTCAGTCAATTTCTGGCGGATCGAAGAACTGGGAATCGCCGCTCATCCCGACCTGCATCTGGTCGAATATGACCTGACCGATTTATCCGCATCAATCCGGCTGTTGCAGCGATCCGAAGCCACCGAGGTCTATAATCTCGCGGCGCAGAGCTTCGTCGGCGTCTCGTTCGACCAACCGCTGACCACGGCCGAAATCACCGGCATCGGTCCGCTCAACCTGCTAGAGGCCATTCGCGTCGTCAATCCGGCAATCCGTTTCTATCAGGCCAGCACGTCGGAAATGTTCGGCAAGGTACAGGCGGTTCCGCAAACGGAAAACACGCCCTTCTGGCCGCGCAGCCCTTATGGCGTATCTAAGCTCTATGCCCATTGGAGCACCGTCAATTATCGGGAAAGTTACGACATTTTCGGATGCAGTGGCATCCTGTTCAACCATGAAAGTCCTCTGCGCGGCCGCGAGTTCGTGACACGCAAAATCTCAGACAGTGTTGCCAAGATCGCACAGGGCAAGCTGGATTGCCTGATGTTGGGCAACATCGATGCTCGCCGCGACTGGGGCTTTGCCAAGGAATATGTCGAAGGCATGTGGCGGATATTGCAGGCTGAAAAGCCGGACACCTATGTTCTGGCCACGAACCGTACCGAAACTGTGCGCAGTTTCGTTCACCTTGCCTTCAAGGCTGCAGGGATTGCAGTCGATTTTTCCGGTGAGGGCAGTGAAGAAATCGCCATCGACCGTGCGAGCGGAAAGACGGTCATGCGCATTGATCCACGCTTCTACCGACCGGCCGAAGTCGAACTGCTGATCGGCGACGCCAGCTACGCCAAGCAGATGCTGGACTGGGCACCGCAAACGACCCTGGAAGCGCTGTGCGAGATGATGGTGTTGGCAGACCTCCGCCGCAATGAAGCCGGCGCAAGCTTCTGA
- a CDS encoding UDP-glucose/GDP-mannose dehydrogenase family protein produces MKITMIGTGYVGLVSGACFADFGHDVVCVDKDAGKISAIESGRMPIFEPGLDQLVGSNAAAGRLTFTTDLADGVKGADAIFIAVGTPSRRGDGHADLSYVYAAAREIVESLDGPAVIVTKSTVPVGTGDEVERIARDLRPDLDIQVVSNPEFLREGAAIGDFKRPDRVVVGTTGSERAIAVMSQVYRPLNLNQAPLMFTGRRTAELIKYAANAFLATKITFINEMADLCEAVGAEVQDVSRGIGLDNRIGSKFLHAGPGYGGSCFPKDTLALVKTGQDHDAPIRIVETVVQVNDLRKRAMGRKIVKALGGDARGKTVALLGLTFKPNTDDMRDAPSIAIVQALEDAGAKVVAYDPEGMEVAAPLVPGVTMVKDAYEAAQGADALVLVTEWDIFRALDLKRLATSMAQPVLVDLRNIYPLAEAADAGFALSRVGGMGTDN; encoded by the coding sequence ATGAAAATCACGATGATCGGCACGGGTTATGTAGGCTTGGTGTCGGGAGCCTGTTTTGCGGATTTTGGTCATGATGTTGTGTGCGTCGACAAGGATGCAGGCAAGATCTCGGCGATTGAATCGGGACGGATGCCGATTTTCGAGCCGGGGCTGGACCAGTTGGTAGGCAGCAATGCGGCAGCCGGTCGGCTGACCTTCACCACCGACCTTGCGGACGGGGTCAAGGGCGCGGACGCGATCTTCATCGCGGTGGGCACGCCTTCGCGCCGGGGCGATGGCCATGCCGATTTGAGCTATGTCTATGCTGCAGCGCGGGAAATCGTAGAATCGCTCGATGGCCCGGCGGTCATCGTCACCAAGTCGACCGTGCCCGTGGGCACCGGCGACGAGGTTGAGCGGATCGCGCGCGACCTGCGCCCGGACCTCGACATCCAGGTCGTTTCCAACCCTGAGTTCCTGCGCGAGGGCGCAGCGATCGGCGACTTCAAGCGCCCCGACCGCGTCGTTGTGGGCACCACCGGGTCGGAGCGCGCCATTGCGGTGATGAGCCAGGTCTATCGCCCGCTCAACCTCAACCAGGCGCCGCTGATGTTCACCGGCCGGCGCACCGCCGAACTCATCAAATATGCCGCCAACGCCTTCCTGGCGACCAAGATCACCTTCATCAACGAGATGGCGGACCTGTGCGAGGCGGTCGGCGCCGAAGTGCAGGACGTGTCGCGCGGCATTGGCCTGGACAACCGTATCGGCTCCAAATTCCTGCACGCAGGGCCGGGCTATGGCGGTTCCTGCTTCCCCAAGGATACGCTCGCCCTGGTCAAGACCGGGCAGGATCATGACGCCCCGATCCGCATCGTCGAGACGGTGGTCCAGGTCAACGACCTGCGCAAGCGGGCAATGGGCCGCAAGATCGTCAAGGCGCTGGGCGGCGACGCGCGCGGCAAGACGGTCGCGCTGCTCGGCCTCACCTTCAAGCCCAACACCGACGACATGCGCGACGCCCCCAGCATCGCCATCGTCCAGGCGCTCGAAGATGCCGGCGCCAAGGTCGTCGCCTATGATCCCGAAGGCATGGAGGTCGCAGCGCCGCTCGTCCCCGGCGTCACCATGGTCAAGGACGCCTATGAAGCCGCACAGGGCGCAGACGCCCTCGTCCTCGTCACCGAATGGGACATCTTCCGCGCCCTCGACCTCAAGCGCCTCGCCACCTCCATGGCCCAGCCCGTCCTCGTCGACCTGCGCAACATATACCCACTCGCAGAAGCCGCAGACGCTGGCTTCGCCCTCTCCCGCGTCGGCGGAATGGGCACAGACAACTGA
- a CDS encoding ABC transporter permease → MASGDHNVPQTSLLQSWVVQRRIIFALVMREIITRYGRHNIGFLWLFVEPATFTIGVTVLWTIMRSVHGANLPIAAFALTGYSCVLVWRNMPSRVVGAIEPNLSLMYHRNVRVLDIFIARLLLEGIAVATCFLVLTLVFAAIGLMNLPEDPLKVVVGWLMLAWWGVALGMFIGALSYRTELIDKFWHPVTYLLFPLSGAAFLVEILPEGFRKVVLYLPMVHGVECVRDGFFGSQFTPHYDLFYMGMINLVVSFLALIEIRRASRNLVPA, encoded by the coding sequence ATGGCTTCCGGCGATCATAACGTCCCGCAGACCAGCTTGCTGCAATCCTGGGTGGTCCAGCGACGCATCATTTTCGCCCTGGTGATGCGGGAGATCATCACACGCTATGGTCGCCACAACATCGGTTTCCTGTGGCTCTTCGTCGAGCCAGCCACCTTTACCATTGGCGTGACGGTGCTTTGGACGATAATGCGTTCGGTACATGGAGCTAATCTGCCAATCGCAGCCTTTGCCCTAACCGGCTATTCCTGCGTCCTTGTATGGCGCAATATGCCGTCGCGGGTGGTCGGGGCGATCGAACCTAACCTGTCTTTGATGTATCATCGCAACGTCCGGGTTCTGGATATTTTCATTGCGCGATTGTTGCTGGAGGGGATTGCCGTCGCCACTTGTTTCCTGGTGTTGACGTTGGTGTTTGCTGCCATCGGTTTGATGAATCTGCCTGAAGATCCGCTCAAGGTCGTTGTCGGTTGGTTGATGCTGGCGTGGTGGGGAGTGGCATTGGGCATGTTCATCGGTGCTCTGTCGTATCGTACCGAGCTTATCGACAAATTCTGGCATCCCGTCACCTATCTGCTTTTCCCTTTATCTGGTGCAGCCTTTCTGGTGGAAATCCTGCCGGAGGGTTTCAGGAAGGTGGTACTTTACCTTCCCATGGTTCACGGCGTGGAATGCGTGCGCGATGGCTTCTTTGGGTCTCAATTTACGCCCCATTATGACCTTTTCTATATGGGGATGATCAACCTCGTTGTTTCTTTTCTGGCGCTGATCGAAATTCGACGGGCCAGCCGGAACCTGGTCCCCGCATGA
- a CDS encoding ATP-binding cassette domain-containing protein, whose translation MIQLENIAKAYHTRSGLHWVFRDVNFKIERGEKIGILGRNGAGKSTLIRLMGGIEQPSRGRILADMSISWPLAFSGAFQHSLTGMDNLRFICRVYDKNPEEAVEKVEEFAELGRFLREPIRSYSAGMRARLGFGISLAVDFDCFLIDEIVAVGDTRFQQKCHEELFVKRRDRAMIIVSHSDSYIREHCDRASVLSGGTLHHFTEMEDAYAYYLAHDRE comes from the coding sequence ATGATCCAGTTGGAAAATATCGCGAAAGCCTATCATACGCGGTCGGGGCTTCATTGGGTTTTCCGCGATGTAAACTTCAAGATCGAACGTGGCGAGAAAATCGGCATATTGGGTCGAAATGGCGCGGGAAAATCAACTCTGATCCGGCTCATGGGTGGGATCGAGCAACCCTCAAGAGGGCGCATTCTAGCCGATATGTCGATCAGTTGGCCGCTCGCTTTCTCCGGTGCGTTCCAGCATTCCTTGACTGGAATGGACAATCTGCGGTTCATCTGTCGCGTCTATGACAAGAATCCGGAAGAAGCCGTGGAGAAAGTCGAGGAGTTCGCCGAACTTGGACGTTTTCTGCGAGAACCCATAAGATCCTATTCAGCGGGTATGCGCGCGCGTCTGGGCTTTGGTATTTCTCTTGCCGTCGACTTCGATTGTTTTCTCATCGATGAAATCGTTGCTGTGGGCGATACCCGTTTTCAGCAGAAATGCCATGAGGAACTGTTTGTGAAGCGCCGGGATCGCGCCATGATTATCGTGTCGCACAGCGATAGCTATATTCGCGAACATTGCGATCGGGCATCGGTATTGTCTGGTGGCACATTGCACCATTTCACCGAAATGGAAGACGCCTACGCTTATTATCTGGCGCACGACAGGGAATGA
- a CDS encoding glycosyltransferase family 1 protein, with protein MSWFARLLHPFLPSVAQQPKWEARRLLVDVSTIAQHDAGTGIQRVVRAIWLHLHAMNLGDITLIPVAATARRGYSIAGFDPDTGRLSLPDAKAPLLRAGAGDIFLGLDLAAHRLSRHEGQIARWRRQGASIHILVYDLLPLQHPEWFPASTGRNFRKWIKILARHADSAICISRQVAADFDEWLAATGARRRAKIALPVIPLSGAVDATRPTRGVGDKGHEVIASVERRPTVLMVGTVEPRKGHDCVLDATAHLWRVAGEDAPSLIVVGRPGWRTDELQARMRTLEEEESRFTWLSKASDELLSALYARAALVVVASRGEGFGLPIVEALRQGRKVLARDLPIFRELARPGLFYFHDEAPEALGAAILSTLQEQDPAPWAGDGWDDSTAALLQLLGLKGEAAVQP; from the coding sequence ATGAGCTGGTTCGCCCGGCTGCTGCATCCCTTCCTCCCATCGGTAGCCCAGCAGCCCAAGTGGGAAGCGCGACGATTGCTGGTCGATGTTTCCACCATAGCGCAACATGATGCCGGAACCGGCATCCAGCGCGTGGTCCGGGCGATCTGGCTGCATCTTCATGCAATGAATCTGGGCGATATCACGCTCATTCCCGTCGCAGCGACCGCGCGGCGCGGATATAGCATCGCCGGTTTCGATCCGGACACCGGCCGATTGTCGCTACCCGATGCCAAGGCTCCGTTACTGCGGGCTGGGGCAGGGGATATCTTCCTAGGTCTGGATCTTGCGGCACATCGTCTGTCGCGGCATGAGGGGCAAATCGCTCGCTGGCGGCGGCAAGGGGCGAGTATCCATATCCTGGTCTATGATCTACTGCCGCTCCAGCACCCCGAATGGTTCCCCGCGAGCACCGGGCGCAATTTCCGGAAGTGGATAAAGATACTGGCCCGCCACGCGGATAGCGCCATCTGCATCTCGCGGCAGGTCGCGGCGGATTTCGATGAATGGCTTGCGGCGACCGGCGCCCGGCGGCGCGCGAAAATTGCGCTTCCTGTCATTCCCTTAAGCGGGGCGGTCGATGCCACCCGTCCCACCCGCGGTGTCGGCGACAAGGGGCACGAGGTCATTGCCAGTGTTGAACGACGGCCGACCGTGTTGATGGTCGGCACGGTGGAACCACGCAAAGGCCATGATTGCGTGCTCGATGCGACGGCGCATTTATGGCGTGTGGCGGGGGAGGATGCGCCGAGCCTGATTGTCGTGGGGCGTCCAGGCTGGCGCACCGATGAGTTGCAGGCGCGGATGCGGACGCTGGAAGAGGAGGAATCCCGTTTTACCTGGCTTAGCAAGGCATCCGACGAACTGTTGAGCGCTCTCTATGCCCGTGCGGCACTGGTAGTGGTAGCTTCGCGGGGCGAAGGGTTCGGCTTGCCGATCGTCGAGGCATTGCGGCAGGGACGAAAGGTGCTGGCCCGCGACCTGCCCATATTTCGGGAACTGGCGCGGCCAGGGCTGTTTTATTTTCACGATGAGGCGCCTGAGGCGCTGGGCGCGGCGATCCTCAGCACATTGCAAGAGCAAGATCCGGCGCCTTGGGCAGGCGATGGCTGGGATGACAGTACGGCTGCCTTGCTGCAACTTCTTGGCCTGAAAGGCGAGGCGGCGGTTCAACCCTGA
- the rfbD gene encoding dTDP-4-dehydrorhamnose reductase — MKALIVGAKGQLGRGLQATAPANAVLTCVGSDELDITRPEAVQAFVAQEKPDLLLNAAAYTAVDKAEQEEELALAINGTAVGTLASAAHAVGARFVHVSTDFVFDGLSGVPYAPDAPTGPLSAYGRTKLSGEQLAGPDALIVRTAWVYAPTGGNFVRTMLRLMGERPEVRVVADQIGTPTYAPGLAAALWTMAGAGVTGLYHYTDSGAASWYDFAVAIQEEGLAAGLLSQAARIVPIPTSDYPTPAKRPHYSVLDKATTYAALGGPTPHWRANLRIMIDAIRAEG, encoded by the coding sequence ATGAAGGCGCTGATCGTCGGGGCCAAGGGCCAGTTGGGCCGCGGACTGCAGGCGACCGCGCCCGCCAATGCCGTGCTGACCTGCGTCGGCTCAGATGAACTCGACATCACCCGGCCAGAGGCCGTGCAAGCCTTTGTCGCCCAGGAAAAGCCCGACCTGCTGCTGAACGCCGCCGCCTATACGGCGGTCGACAAGGCCGAACAGGAAGAGGAACTGGCGCTGGCAATCAACGGCACGGCCGTCGGCACGCTCGCCAGTGCCGCCCATGCTGTCGGCGCGCGCTTCGTCCATGTCTCGACCGATTTCGTGTTCGATGGCCTATCCGGCGTGCCCTATGCGCCCGACGCGCCCACCGGCCCGCTGAGCGCCTATGGCCGTACCAAGCTGAGCGGCGAGCAACTGGCCGGGCCGGATGCGCTCATCGTGCGCACCGCCTGGGTCTATGCGCCCACCGGCGGCAATTTCGTGCGGACGATGTTGCGGCTAATGGGGGAGCGGCCGGAAGTGCGCGTCGTCGCCGACCAGATCGGTACGCCGACCTATGCGCCGGGTCTGGCGGCCGCGCTGTGGACGATGGCGGGCGCCGGCGTCACGGGCCTGTATCATTATACCGACAGCGGCGCCGCAAGCTGGTATGATTTCGCCGTCGCTATCCAGGAAGAAGGGCTGGCAGCAGGCTTGCTGAGTCAGGCTGCCCGGATCGTGCCGATCCCGACCAGCGACTATCCAACGCCGGCGAAACGGCCGCATTATTCGGTGCTGGACAAGGCGACGACCTATGCCGCGCTGGGTGGCCCCACACCGCACTGGCGCGCCAACCTGCGCATCATGATCGATGCCATCAGGGCAGAGGGGTAA
- the rfbC gene encoding dTDP-4-dehydrorhamnose 3,5-epimerase, producing the protein MNVIETAIPGPLIIEPRVFGDDRGFFYESWNASAFKAAGLDLTFVQDNHSKSARGVLRGLHFQNPNPQGKLVRVTAGRVWDVAIDIRQSSPHFGKWVGVELSAANKRMFWVPEGFAHGFIALEDGTEFLYKCTATYDPAAEHSLMWNDPAIGIEWPLEGLEPQLSGKDAVGHSLHEIEAFA; encoded by the coding sequence ATGAACGTCATTGAAACGGCCATTCCCGGTCCGCTGATTATCGAGCCGCGGGTGTTCGGTGACGATCGTGGATTCTTCTACGAAAGCTGGAACGCCTCCGCCTTCAAGGCAGCGGGGCTCGACCTGACCTTCGTACAGGACAATCACAGCAAATCGGCGCGAGGCGTGTTGCGCGGGCTGCATTTCCAGAACCCCAATCCGCAGGGCAAGCTGGTCCGCGTCACGGCCGGGCGCGTCTGGGATGTGGCGATCGACATTCGCCAGTCCAGCCCGCATTTCGGCAAATGGGTCGGCGTGGAACTGTCCGCCGCCAACAAGCGCATGTTCTGGGTGCCCGAAGGCTTCGCGCATGGCTTCATCGCGTTGGAGGATGGCACCGAGTTCCTCTACAAATGCACCGCCACCTATGATCCGGCCGCCGAACATTCGCTGATGTGGAACGATCCGGCCATCGGCATCGAATGGCCACTCGAAGGGCTGGAACCGCAATTATCCGGCAAGGACGCGGTCGGCCATTCCTTGCATGAGATCGAGGCTTTCGCATGA
- the rfbA gene encoding glucose-1-phosphate thymidylyltransferase RfbA: MRKGIILAGGSGTRLYPLTKGVSKQLMPVYDKPMIYYPLSALMLSGIRDILIITTPHDAPSFQALLGDGKELGISLSYAVQPEPKGLAQAYHIGADFVGGNPSTLVLGDNIFHGHGLVDLLTHASERDSGATVFGYYVRDPAAYGVVSFDKDGRAETIEEKPAQPKSNYAVTGLYFYDGRAVDMARDLAPSPRGELEITDLNRLYLEEGSLSVEIMGRGYAWLDTGTHGSLLDAALYVRVTEERQGLKICCPEEIAWRQGFIDDAQLEALALPLRKSGYGNYLMDLLKGKGAIA, encoded by the coding sequence GTGCGCAAGGGAATAATATTGGCGGGCGGTTCCGGCACTAGACTTTATCCATTGACCAAAGGCGTCTCCAAGCAATTAATGCCCGTCTACGACAAGCCGATGATTTATTATCCGCTATCGGCACTAATGCTCTCCGGGATTCGCGACATCCTCATCATCACGACCCCGCATGATGCGCCATCTTTCCAGGCGCTGCTGGGCGACGGCAAGGAACTGGGCATATCCCTGTCCTATGCCGTCCAACCTGAACCAAAGGGCTTGGCCCAAGCCTATCATATCGGCGCGGACTTTGTGGGCGGCAACCCGTCCACGCTGGTTCTTGGCGACAATATCTTTCACGGTCACGGTCTGGTCGACCTGCTGACCCACGCGAGCGAACGCGACAGCGGCGCCACGGTCTTCGGCTATTATGTCAGAGATCCGGCTGCCTATGGTGTCGTGTCCTTCGACAAGGATGGTCGCGCCGAAACGATCGAGGAAAAGCCGGCACAGCCCAAGTCCAATTATGCCGTCACCGGTCTTTATTTCTACGATGGCCGCGCCGTCGACATGGCCCGCGACCTGGCACCTTCACCCCGCGGCGAGCTGGAAATCACCGATCTCAATCGCCTCTATCTGGAGGAAGGGTCGCTTTCGGTCGAGATCATGGGACGCGGCTATGCCTGGCTCGACACCGGCACACATGGATCGCTGCTCGATGCGGCCCTTTATGTCCGTGTGACGGAGGAGCGGCAGGGTCTCAAAATATGCTGCCCGGAGGAAATCGCCTGGCGGCAGGGCTTCATCGATGACGCCCAACTCGAAGCATTGGCCTTGCCGCTGCGCAAGAGCGGCTATGGCAATTATCTGATGGACCTGTTGAAGGGTAAGGGCGCGATCGCATGA